Proteins encoded in a region of the Podarcis muralis chromosome 2, rPodMur119.hap1.1, whole genome shotgun sequence genome:
- the EFCAB12 gene encoding EF-hand calcium-binding domain-containing protein 12 isoform X2, which yields MLTKMDQTSWSSGTSGARSGSRPFSTSSQPRLSVLSSPKSEGEALSNAALLEDSPADNLDWVLDHCFKQFKIREAYPHFFLKVKASRFGPPRSRRRILIAPPMSEMAVHGPRPHPPELPTPEQKPVGSGKPPEAEDKTSAKEEADLQELEAWIQGRIQLQNLLNCVDLEQWLMGKEPVSEQEQNVLRKIQEDKEALKTKVQAKLWEDDTLENLRPKPPHKTVIPRVIAPHPKSLMTLQNLLHKQKLKLVDLFKKSDRTKTMRFSRADFIKIIQETNIPLSTTDLEDVITYLMMSKKVNYINYDDLVECQRIWADNLREQWRQPKESKPEELPPSAPQKSCRRSVTFSKHSGEAKICRLEVPPINTEVDRMHLSYNQMEVAGKRYKEMRRRTKRKTNPLEYAEQCKLVKSGDAVVDGHCFPSTIQGEMGELVDQHRLACYLVYTQCLKLCEKYGVPLTEKMLKRALLYPPDRIVREGNYFRKMRQPGGYYDQSGYQPRLPSAQPISTSGDKKGKKKAEVKKPEVQKTDKTLNTRWKSYREFWKLMKPHSKRVLPPDNFLTAYNFALAESMGILVEQYVESELRKMFAHLNPKTDPNNFWPGHLLSQLRLFLPLEARDNGNAIFSHVPRTSPAYPARYNPDRSWPVSDQGYVSYGDPESQKHNYYI from the exons ATGTTGACCAAAATGGATCAGACGAGCTGGTCATCGGGAACATCAGGCGCTCGGAGTGGATCGCGGCCATTTAGCACTTCGTCGCAACCTCGGCTAAGTGTCCTTTCTTCGCCCAAGAG CGAAGGCGAAGCTCTGTCAAATGCAGCATTGCTCGAAGACTCCCCCGCCGACAACCTGGATTGGGTTTTGGATCACTGCTTTAAACAATTCAAGATCAGAGAGGCTTATCCACATTTTTTCCTCAAAGTGAAAGCAAGCAGATTTGGGCCCCCCAGATCTCGACGTCGCATTCTCATCGCCCCTCCGATGAGTGAAATGGCGGTTCACGGGCCCAGGCCTCATCCACCTGAACTTCCCACTCCAGAGCAGAAACCTGTGGGCTCAGGAAAACCTCCAGAGGCTGAAGATAAAACCTCTGCGAAAGAGGAGGCAGACCTGCAAGAGCTGGAAGCTTGGATCCAGGGAAGAATACAACTGCAGAATCTGCTAAACTGTGTGGACCTGGAGCAGTGGCTGATGGGGAAAGAGCCCGTCAGTGAGCAGGAACAAAATGTGCTGAGGAAGATACAAGAAGACAAGGAAGCGTTGAAGACTAAAGTGCAAGCCAAGTTGTGGGAAGATGACACCCTTGAG AATCTGAGACCGAAGCCACCACACAAGACGGTCATCCCTCGTGTCATCGCTCCTCACCCCAAGTCCCTCATGACGCTGCAAAACCTTCTGCACAAGCAGAAACTCAAGCTGGTGGACCTCTTTAAGAAATCAGACAGGACCAAGACGATGAGGTTCAGCAGAGCCGACTTCATTAAAATAATCCAAGAG ACCAACATTCCTCTCAGTACAACTGACCTGGAAGACGTGATCACCTACCTCATGATGTCAAAGAAAGTGAATTATATAAACTATGATGACCTGGTTGAGTGTCAGAGAATATGGGCAGATAACTTAAGAGAGCAATGGAGGCAGCCTAAAGAATCAAAGCCag AAGAGCTCCCACCTTCCGCACCACAGAAGTCTTGTAGGAGAAGCGTTACATTCTCCAAACATTCTGGTGAAGCAAAGATATGCCGGCTTGAAGTTCCTCCCATCAACACAGAAGTAGACCGCATGCATCTATCTTATAATCAGATGGAGGTAGCTGGGAAAAGATACAAGGAAATGAGACGACGGACTAAG AGAAAGACCAACCCCTTAGAATATGCAGAACAGTGTAAGCTTGTGAAATCCGGAGACGCGGTTGTGGACGGCCACTGCTTTCCGAGCACCATCCAGGGTGAAATGGGAGAGCTGGTGGACCAACACCGGCTGGCTTGCTACCTGGTCTACACTCAGTGTCTCAAGCTGTGTGAAAAATATGGCGTCCCGCTTACCGAGAAGATGCTGAAAAGGG CTTTGCTCTACCCACCGGACAGAATTGTAAGAGAGGGGAACTATTTCCGCAAGATGAGACAACCTGGAGGTTATTATGACCAGTCTGGATACCAACCAAGATTGCCATCAGCACAACCCATAAGCACTTCGGGAGACAAAaaagg AAAGAAGAAGGCAGAGGTTAAGAAGCCAGAGGTCCAAAAAACAGACAAGACCCTTAACACTCGCTGGAAGTCATACAGAGAGTTTTGGAAACTAATGAA GCCTCACTCAAAAAGAGTGCTTCCTCCAGATAATTTTCTCACTGCTTATAACTTCGCCTTAGCTGAATCAATGGGCATACTTGTGGAACAATACGTGGAAAG TGAACTAAGGAAGATGTTTGCCCACCTGAATCCCAAGACTGACCCAAATAATTTCTGGCCAGGACATCTTCTTAGCCAACTGCGTCTCTTTCTACCCCTGGAAGCCCGCGACAACGGGAATGCTATATTCAGCCATGTCCCTCGCACGTCCCCAGCCTATCCTGCTAGATACAATCCTGACCGCAGCTGGCCAGTCAGTGACCAAGGATACGTGTCGTATGGGGATCCAGAATCCCAAAAGCATAATTATTATATTTGA
- the MBD4 gene encoding methyl-CpG-binding domain protein 4 isoform X3, which yields MSLALVQGATGQPDGSDIGNRHMTEDADKEKGHLITAGGECVDPKEEDTETITESLTWCKESEATVSFLAPLCRKAVPEGWERIIKQRQSGKTKGRYDIYFVSPQGVKVRSRRALLDYFKKNRETVLKSEDFDFSVSVRDCIQSSTRALGSEGQNCITSNQTLDLGPQSSEEKQNKILEFQTSAGEPDLQDGPTAEDPSKDYCFKAQERSAAQRTTQIKKAKCGSEMGNLDDAYNTRQRKRPPKSQRAETVKNPRRKKDTYIFNSVHKVCQRGSRKRKTCLKDELLVSEPKVELHVGTVAAVLEHKSSTEVLKCDEDPTSVVSVAADENFSELENQRNRVPSGSQELNIASNMEVTDSQTSDESHFTSVKAPSPPRRKAFRKWTPPRSPFNLVQETLFHDPWKLLIATIFLNKTSGKMAIPVLWEFFKKYPSPEIARAANWKEMSELLKPLGLYELRAKTIIKFSDEYLVKQWRYPIELHGIGKYGNDSYRIFCINEWKEVQPQDHKLNVYHAWLRENHDKLNIN from the exons atgTCCTTGGCGCTAGTTCAAGGGGCGACGGGGCAGCCTGACGGCAG TGATATAGGTAATAGGCACATGACTGAAGATGCAGACAAAGAGAAAGGGCATCTTATAACAGCAGGGGGGGAATGTGTTGATCCCAAGGAGGAAGATACTGAGACCATCACAGAAAGTCTAACTTGGTGCAAAGAGTCTGAAGCAACTGTATCTTTCCTGGCTCCTCTGTGTCGCAAAGCTGTTCCTGAAGGATGGGAAAGGATAATAAAGCAAAGACAGTCTGGCAAAACAAAAGGGAGATATGACATCTATTTTGTCAG TCCCCAAGGAGTGAAGGTCAGATCCAGACGTGCACTTTTGGATTACTTTAAAAAGAACAGAGAGACTGTTCTTAAATCAGAGGACTTCGATTTTTCTGTCTCTGTTCGGGACTGTATTCAATCAAGCACAAGGGCTCTGGGGTCAGAAGGACAGAACTGTATCACTAGCAACCAGACTCTAGATCTTGGACCGCAAAGCAGTGAAGAAAAGcaaaataagattttggaatttcAAACCAGTGCTGGTGAGCCAGATTTGCAGGATGGGCCCACTGCAGAGGACCCCTCAAAGGATTACTGTTTCAAAGCCCAAGAGAGGAGTGCTGCTCAGAGGACAACCCAGATTAAGAAAGCTAAATGCGGTTCAGAAATGGGGAATCTGGATGATGCCTATAACACAAGACAGAGGAAACGACCCCCAAAAAGTCAAAGAGCAGAAACTGTTAAAAATCCCAGAAGAAAAAAAGATACATACATTTTTAACAGTGTCCATAAAGTGTGCCAGAGAGGctcaagaaaaaggaaaacatgcTTAAAGGACGAGCTGCTGGTTTCTGAACCAAAAGTGGAGTTGCACGTTGGAACGGTAGCCGCTGTCTTGGAACACAAGTCAAgcacagaagttttaaaatgtgatgAGGATCCCACCAGCGTAGTTTCTGTAGCAGCTGATGAAAACTTTTCAGAATTGGAAAACCAGAGAAACAGGGTGCCTTCAGGGAGCCAAGAGTTAAACATTGCTTCCAATATGGAGGTTACTGACTCACAGACCAGTGATGAGAGCCATTTTACATCAGTAAAAG CTCCAAGCCCACCTAGAAGGAAGGCCTTTCGGAAATGGACTCCACCTCGTTCTCCTTTTAATTTGGTCCAAGAAACACTCTTTCATGATCCATGGAAACTTCTCATTGCAACTATATTTCTGAATAAGACCTCAG GTAAGATGGCCATCCCTGTGCTGTGGGAATTTTTCAAGAAATATCCTTCACCTGAAATCGCAAGAGCTGCAAACTGGAAGGAAATGTCAGAGTTGCTTAAACCTCTTGGCCTTTATGAACTCAGAGCAAAGACCATCATCAAATTTTCAG ATGAATACTTGGTCAAACAGTGGAGGTATCCTATTGAGTTGCATGGGATTGGAAAATATGGAAACGACTCTTACAGGATCTTTTGCATCAATGAGTGGAAGGAG GTACAGCCACAAGACCATAAGCTGAATGTATATCATGCCTGGCTACGGGAAAATCATGATAAACTGAATATTAATTAA
- the EFCAB12 gene encoding EF-hand calcium-binding domain-containing protein 12 isoform X1 has product MLTKMDQTSWSSGTSGARSGSRPFSTSSQPRLSVLSSPKSEGEALSNAALLEDSPADNLDWVLDHCFKQFKIREAYPHFFLKVKASRFGPPRSRRRILIAPPMSEMAVHGPRPHPPELPTPEQKPVGSGKPPEAEDKTSAKEEADLQELEAWIQGRIQLQNLLNCVDLEQWLMGKEPVSEQEQNVLRKIQEDKEALKTKVQAKLWEDDTLENLRPKPPHKTVIPRVIAPHPKSLMTLQNLLHKQKLKLVDLFKKSDRTKTMRFSRADFIKIIQETNIPLSTTDLEDVITYLMMSKKVNYINYDDLVECQRIWADNLREQWRQPKESKPETEELPPSAPQKSCRRSVTFSKHSGEAKICRLEVPPINTEVDRMHLSYNQMEVAGKRYKEMRRRTKRKTNPLEYAEQCKLVKSGDAVVDGHCFPSTIQGEMGELVDQHRLACYLVYTQCLKLCEKYGVPLTEKMLKRALLYPPDRIVREGNYFRKMRQPGGYYDQSGYQPRLPSAQPISTSGDKKGKKKAEVKKPEVQKTDKTLNTRWKSYREFWKLMKPHSKRVLPPDNFLTAYNFALAESMGILVEQYVESELRKMFAHLNPKTDPNNFWPGHLLSQLRLFLPLEARDNGNAIFSHVPRTSPAYPARYNPDRSWPVSDQGYVSYGDPESQKHNYYI; this is encoded by the exons ATGTTGACCAAAATGGATCAGACGAGCTGGTCATCGGGAACATCAGGCGCTCGGAGTGGATCGCGGCCATTTAGCACTTCGTCGCAACCTCGGCTAAGTGTCCTTTCTTCGCCCAAGAG CGAAGGCGAAGCTCTGTCAAATGCAGCATTGCTCGAAGACTCCCCCGCCGACAACCTGGATTGGGTTTTGGATCACTGCTTTAAACAATTCAAGATCAGAGAGGCTTATCCACATTTTTTCCTCAAAGTGAAAGCAAGCAGATTTGGGCCCCCCAGATCTCGACGTCGCATTCTCATCGCCCCTCCGATGAGTGAAATGGCGGTTCACGGGCCCAGGCCTCATCCACCTGAACTTCCCACTCCAGAGCAGAAACCTGTGGGCTCAGGAAAACCTCCAGAGGCTGAAGATAAAACCTCTGCGAAAGAGGAGGCAGACCTGCAAGAGCTGGAAGCTTGGATCCAGGGAAGAATACAACTGCAGAATCTGCTAAACTGTGTGGACCTGGAGCAGTGGCTGATGGGGAAAGAGCCCGTCAGTGAGCAGGAACAAAATGTGCTGAGGAAGATACAAGAAGACAAGGAAGCGTTGAAGACTAAAGTGCAAGCCAAGTTGTGGGAAGATGACACCCTTGAG AATCTGAGACCGAAGCCACCACACAAGACGGTCATCCCTCGTGTCATCGCTCCTCACCCCAAGTCCCTCATGACGCTGCAAAACCTTCTGCACAAGCAGAAACTCAAGCTGGTGGACCTCTTTAAGAAATCAGACAGGACCAAGACGATGAGGTTCAGCAGAGCCGACTTCATTAAAATAATCCAAGAG ACCAACATTCCTCTCAGTACAACTGACCTGGAAGACGTGATCACCTACCTCATGATGTCAAAGAAAGTGAATTATATAAACTATGATGACCTGGTTGAGTGTCAGAGAATATGGGCAGATAACTTAAGAGAGCAATGGAGGCAGCCTAAAGAATCAAAGCCag AAACAGAAGAGCTCCCACCTTCCGCACCACAGAAGTCTTGTAGGAGAAGCGTTACATTCTCCAAACATTCTGGTGAAGCAAAGATATGCCGGCTTGAAGTTCCTCCCATCAACACAGAAGTAGACCGCATGCATCTATCTTATAATCAGATGGAGGTAGCTGGGAAAAGATACAAGGAAATGAGACGACGGACTAAG AGAAAGACCAACCCCTTAGAATATGCAGAACAGTGTAAGCTTGTGAAATCCGGAGACGCGGTTGTGGACGGCCACTGCTTTCCGAGCACCATCCAGGGTGAAATGGGAGAGCTGGTGGACCAACACCGGCTGGCTTGCTACCTGGTCTACACTCAGTGTCTCAAGCTGTGTGAAAAATATGGCGTCCCGCTTACCGAGAAGATGCTGAAAAGGG CTTTGCTCTACCCACCGGACAGAATTGTAAGAGAGGGGAACTATTTCCGCAAGATGAGACAACCTGGAGGTTATTATGACCAGTCTGGATACCAACCAAGATTGCCATCAGCACAACCCATAAGCACTTCGGGAGACAAAaaagg AAAGAAGAAGGCAGAGGTTAAGAAGCCAGAGGTCCAAAAAACAGACAAGACCCTTAACACTCGCTGGAAGTCATACAGAGAGTTTTGGAAACTAATGAA GCCTCACTCAAAAAGAGTGCTTCCTCCAGATAATTTTCTCACTGCTTATAACTTCGCCTTAGCTGAATCAATGGGCATACTTGTGGAACAATACGTGGAAAG TGAACTAAGGAAGATGTTTGCCCACCTGAATCCCAAGACTGACCCAAATAATTTCTGGCCAGGACATCTTCTTAGCCAACTGCGTCTCTTTCTACCCCTGGAAGCCCGCGACAACGGGAATGCTATATTCAGCCATGTCCCTCGCACGTCCCCAGCCTATCCTGCTAGATACAATCCTGACCGCAGCTGGCCAGTCAGTGACCAAGGATACGTGTCGTATGGGGATCCAGAATCCCAAAAGCATAATTATTATATTTGA
- the MBD4 gene encoding methyl-CpG-binding domain protein 4 isoform X2, translating to MTEDADKEKGHLITAGGECVDPKEEDTETITESLTWCKESEATVSFLAPLCRKAVPEGWERIIKQRQSGKTKGRYDIYFVSPQGVKVRSRRALLDYFKKNRETVLKSEDFDFSVSVRDCIQSSTRALGSEGQNCITSNQTLDLGPQSSEEKQNKILEFQTSAGEPDLQDGPTAEDPSKDYCFKAQERSAAQRTTQIKKAKCGSEMGNLDDAYNTRQRKRPPKSQRAETVKNPRRKKDTYIFNSVHKVCQRGSRKRKTCLKDELLVSEPKVELHVGTVAAVLEHKSSTEVLKCDEDPTSVVSVAADENFSELENQRNRVPSGSQELNIASNMEVTDSQTSDESHFTSVKEDHFRRPQVERRKTSPYFSSKFIQGAPSPPRRKAFRKWTPPRSPFNLVQETLFHDPWKLLIATIFLNKTSGKMAIPVLWEFFKKYPSPEIARAANWKEMSELLKPLGLYELRAKTIIKFSDEYLVKQWRYPIELHGIGKYGNDSYRIFCINEWKEVQPQDHKLNVYHAWLRENHDKLNIN from the exons ATGACTGAAGATGCAGACAAAGAGAAAGGGCATCTTATAACAGCAGGGGGGGAATGTGTTGATCCCAAGGAGGAAGATACTGAGACCATCACAGAAAGTCTAACTTGGTGCAAAGAGTCTGAAGCAACTGTATCTTTCCTGGCTCCTCTGTGTCGCAAAGCTGTTCCTGAAGGATGGGAAAGGATAATAAAGCAAAGACAGTCTGGCAAAACAAAAGGGAGATATGACATCTATTTTGTCAG TCCCCAAGGAGTGAAGGTCAGATCCAGACGTGCACTTTTGGATTACTTTAAAAAGAACAGAGAGACTGTTCTTAAATCAGAGGACTTCGATTTTTCTGTCTCTGTTCGGGACTGTATTCAATCAAGCACAAGGGCTCTGGGGTCAGAAGGACAGAACTGTATCACTAGCAACCAGACTCTAGATCTTGGACCGCAAAGCAGTGAAGAAAAGcaaaataagattttggaatttcAAACCAGTGCTGGTGAGCCAGATTTGCAGGATGGGCCCACTGCAGAGGACCCCTCAAAGGATTACTGTTTCAAAGCCCAAGAGAGGAGTGCTGCTCAGAGGACAACCCAGATTAAGAAAGCTAAATGCGGTTCAGAAATGGGGAATCTGGATGATGCCTATAACACAAGACAGAGGAAACGACCCCCAAAAAGTCAAAGAGCAGAAACTGTTAAAAATCCCAGAAGAAAAAAAGATACATACATTTTTAACAGTGTCCATAAAGTGTGCCAGAGAGGctcaagaaaaaggaaaacatgcTTAAAGGACGAGCTGCTGGTTTCTGAACCAAAAGTGGAGTTGCACGTTGGAACGGTAGCCGCTGTCTTGGAACACAAGTCAAgcacagaagttttaaaatgtgatgAGGATCCCACCAGCGTAGTTTCTGTAGCAGCTGATGAAAACTTTTCAGAATTGGAAAACCAGAGAAACAGGGTGCCTTCAGGGAGCCAAGAGTTAAACATTGCTTCCAATATGGAGGTTACTGACTCACAGACCAGTGATGAGAGCCATTTTACATCAGTAAAAG AGGACCATTTTCGAAGACCTCAAGTGGAGAGAAGGAAAACCAGCCCATATTTTTCTAGTAAATTCATTCAAGGAG CTCCAAGCCCACCTAGAAGGAAGGCCTTTCGGAAATGGACTCCACCTCGTTCTCCTTTTAATTTGGTCCAAGAAACACTCTTTCATGATCCATGGAAACTTCTCATTGCAACTATATTTCTGAATAAGACCTCAG GTAAGATGGCCATCCCTGTGCTGTGGGAATTTTTCAAGAAATATCCTTCACCTGAAATCGCAAGAGCTGCAAACTGGAAGGAAATGTCAGAGTTGCTTAAACCTCTTGGCCTTTATGAACTCAGAGCAAAGACCATCATCAAATTTTCAG ATGAATACTTGGTCAAACAGTGGAGGTATCCTATTGAGTTGCATGGGATTGGAAAATATGGAAACGACTCTTACAGGATCTTTTGCATCAATGAGTGGAAGGAG GTACAGCCACAAGACCATAAGCTGAATGTATATCATGCCTGGCTACGGGAAAATCATGATAAACTGAATATTAATTAA
- the MBD4 gene encoding methyl-CpG-binding domain protein 4 isoform X4, giving the protein MSLALVQGATGQPDGSDIGNRHMTEDADKEKGHLITAGGECVDPKEEDTETITESLTWCKESEATVSFLAPLCRKAVPEGWERIIKQRQSGKTKGRYDIYFVSPQGVKVRSRRALLDYFKKNRETVLKSEDFDFSVSVRDCIQSSTRALGSEGQNCITSNQTLDLGPQSSEEKQNKILEFQTSAGEPDLQDGPTAEDPSKDYCFKAQERSAAQRTTQIKKAKCGSEMGNLDDAYNTRQRKRPPKSQRAETVKNPRRKKDTYIFNSVHKVCQRGSRKRKTCLKDELLVSEPKVELHVGTVAAVLEHKSSTEVLKCDEDPTSVVSVAADENFSELENQRNRVPSGSQELNIASNMEVTDSQTSDESHFTSVKGKMAIPVLWEFFKKYPSPEIARAANWKEMSELLKPLGLYELRAKTIIKFSDEYLVKQWRYPIELHGIGKYGNDSYRIFCINEWKEVQPQDHKLNVYHAWLRENHDKLNIN; this is encoded by the exons atgTCCTTGGCGCTAGTTCAAGGGGCGACGGGGCAGCCTGACGGCAG TGATATAGGTAATAGGCACATGACTGAAGATGCAGACAAAGAGAAAGGGCATCTTATAACAGCAGGGGGGGAATGTGTTGATCCCAAGGAGGAAGATACTGAGACCATCACAGAAAGTCTAACTTGGTGCAAAGAGTCTGAAGCAACTGTATCTTTCCTGGCTCCTCTGTGTCGCAAAGCTGTTCCTGAAGGATGGGAAAGGATAATAAAGCAAAGACAGTCTGGCAAAACAAAAGGGAGATATGACATCTATTTTGTCAG TCCCCAAGGAGTGAAGGTCAGATCCAGACGTGCACTTTTGGATTACTTTAAAAAGAACAGAGAGACTGTTCTTAAATCAGAGGACTTCGATTTTTCTGTCTCTGTTCGGGACTGTATTCAATCAAGCACAAGGGCTCTGGGGTCAGAAGGACAGAACTGTATCACTAGCAACCAGACTCTAGATCTTGGACCGCAAAGCAGTGAAGAAAAGcaaaataagattttggaatttcAAACCAGTGCTGGTGAGCCAGATTTGCAGGATGGGCCCACTGCAGAGGACCCCTCAAAGGATTACTGTTTCAAAGCCCAAGAGAGGAGTGCTGCTCAGAGGACAACCCAGATTAAGAAAGCTAAATGCGGTTCAGAAATGGGGAATCTGGATGATGCCTATAACACAAGACAGAGGAAACGACCCCCAAAAAGTCAAAGAGCAGAAACTGTTAAAAATCCCAGAAGAAAAAAAGATACATACATTTTTAACAGTGTCCATAAAGTGTGCCAGAGAGGctcaagaaaaaggaaaacatgcTTAAAGGACGAGCTGCTGGTTTCTGAACCAAAAGTGGAGTTGCACGTTGGAACGGTAGCCGCTGTCTTGGAACACAAGTCAAgcacagaagttttaaaatgtgatgAGGATCCCACCAGCGTAGTTTCTGTAGCAGCTGATGAAAACTTTTCAGAATTGGAAAACCAGAGAAACAGGGTGCCTTCAGGGAGCCAAGAGTTAAACATTGCTTCCAATATGGAGGTTACTGACTCACAGACCAGTGATGAGAGCCATTTTACATCAGTAAAAG GTAAGATGGCCATCCCTGTGCTGTGGGAATTTTTCAAGAAATATCCTTCACCTGAAATCGCAAGAGCTGCAAACTGGAAGGAAATGTCAGAGTTGCTTAAACCTCTTGGCCTTTATGAACTCAGAGCAAAGACCATCATCAAATTTTCAG ATGAATACTTGGTCAAACAGTGGAGGTATCCTATTGAGTTGCATGGGATTGGAAAATATGGAAACGACTCTTACAGGATCTTTTGCATCAATGAGTGGAAGGAG GTACAGCCACAAGACCATAAGCTGAATGTATATCATGCCTGGCTACGGGAAAATCATGATAAACTGAATATTAATTAA
- the MBD4 gene encoding methyl-CpG-binding domain protein 4 isoform X1: MSLALVQGATGQPDGSDIGNRHMTEDADKEKGHLITAGGECVDPKEEDTETITESLTWCKESEATVSFLAPLCRKAVPEGWERIIKQRQSGKTKGRYDIYFVSPQGVKVRSRRALLDYFKKNRETVLKSEDFDFSVSVRDCIQSSTRALGSEGQNCITSNQTLDLGPQSSEEKQNKILEFQTSAGEPDLQDGPTAEDPSKDYCFKAQERSAAQRTTQIKKAKCGSEMGNLDDAYNTRQRKRPPKSQRAETVKNPRRKKDTYIFNSVHKVCQRGSRKRKTCLKDELLVSEPKVELHVGTVAAVLEHKSSTEVLKCDEDPTSVVSVAADENFSELENQRNRVPSGSQELNIASNMEVTDSQTSDESHFTSVKEDHFRRPQVERRKTSPYFSSKFIQGAPSPPRRKAFRKWTPPRSPFNLVQETLFHDPWKLLIATIFLNKTSGKMAIPVLWEFFKKYPSPEIARAANWKEMSELLKPLGLYELRAKTIIKFSDEYLVKQWRYPIELHGIGKYGNDSYRIFCINEWKEVQPQDHKLNVYHAWLRENHDKLNIN, encoded by the exons atgTCCTTGGCGCTAGTTCAAGGGGCGACGGGGCAGCCTGACGGCAG TGATATAGGTAATAGGCACATGACTGAAGATGCAGACAAAGAGAAAGGGCATCTTATAACAGCAGGGGGGGAATGTGTTGATCCCAAGGAGGAAGATACTGAGACCATCACAGAAAGTCTAACTTGGTGCAAAGAGTCTGAAGCAACTGTATCTTTCCTGGCTCCTCTGTGTCGCAAAGCTGTTCCTGAAGGATGGGAAAGGATAATAAAGCAAAGACAGTCTGGCAAAACAAAAGGGAGATATGACATCTATTTTGTCAG TCCCCAAGGAGTGAAGGTCAGATCCAGACGTGCACTTTTGGATTACTTTAAAAAGAACAGAGAGACTGTTCTTAAATCAGAGGACTTCGATTTTTCTGTCTCTGTTCGGGACTGTATTCAATCAAGCACAAGGGCTCTGGGGTCAGAAGGACAGAACTGTATCACTAGCAACCAGACTCTAGATCTTGGACCGCAAAGCAGTGAAGAAAAGcaaaataagattttggaatttcAAACCAGTGCTGGTGAGCCAGATTTGCAGGATGGGCCCACTGCAGAGGACCCCTCAAAGGATTACTGTTTCAAAGCCCAAGAGAGGAGTGCTGCTCAGAGGACAACCCAGATTAAGAAAGCTAAATGCGGTTCAGAAATGGGGAATCTGGATGATGCCTATAACACAAGACAGAGGAAACGACCCCCAAAAAGTCAAAGAGCAGAAACTGTTAAAAATCCCAGAAGAAAAAAAGATACATACATTTTTAACAGTGTCCATAAAGTGTGCCAGAGAGGctcaagaaaaaggaaaacatgcTTAAAGGACGAGCTGCTGGTTTCTGAACCAAAAGTGGAGTTGCACGTTGGAACGGTAGCCGCTGTCTTGGAACACAAGTCAAgcacagaagttttaaaatgtgatgAGGATCCCACCAGCGTAGTTTCTGTAGCAGCTGATGAAAACTTTTCAGAATTGGAAAACCAGAGAAACAGGGTGCCTTCAGGGAGCCAAGAGTTAAACATTGCTTCCAATATGGAGGTTACTGACTCACAGACCAGTGATGAGAGCCATTTTACATCAGTAAAAG AGGACCATTTTCGAAGACCTCAAGTGGAGAGAAGGAAAACCAGCCCATATTTTTCTAGTAAATTCATTCAAGGAG CTCCAAGCCCACCTAGAAGGAAGGCCTTTCGGAAATGGACTCCACCTCGTTCTCCTTTTAATTTGGTCCAAGAAACACTCTTTCATGATCCATGGAAACTTCTCATTGCAACTATATTTCTGAATAAGACCTCAG GTAAGATGGCCATCCCTGTGCTGTGGGAATTTTTCAAGAAATATCCTTCACCTGAAATCGCAAGAGCTGCAAACTGGAAGGAAATGTCAGAGTTGCTTAAACCTCTTGGCCTTTATGAACTCAGAGCAAAGACCATCATCAAATTTTCAG ATGAATACTTGGTCAAACAGTGGAGGTATCCTATTGAGTTGCATGGGATTGGAAAATATGGAAACGACTCTTACAGGATCTTTTGCATCAATGAGTGGAAGGAG GTACAGCCACAAGACCATAAGCTGAATGTATATCATGCCTGGCTACGGGAAAATCATGATAAACTGAATATTAATTAA